Proteins co-encoded in one Gopherus evgoodei ecotype Sinaloan lineage chromosome 4, rGopEvg1_v1.p, whole genome shotgun sequence genomic window:
- the LOC115651064 gene encoding regenerating islet-derived protein 4-like, giving the protein MDPRTSLYLVLIFIAWGACSQENCLCARGFCDTGWVQYQDSCYKAVMEPTKWPEAEVACQSHGRNSHLASIHSAEENDFIFHLMGKPLDYTKGRAYWIGAHDTFKEGSFMWTDGSKYNFRTFPADQPDGLPGENYLGSWTLQNGFVTWNDYGASWSFPFVCKYTLQNSCRDPCV; this is encoded by the exons ATGGATCCCAGGACATCCCTCTACCTTGTGCTCATCTTCATTGCCTGGG GTGCCTGCTCCCAGGAGAACTGTCTCTGCGCCCGCGGCTTTTGTGACACAGGCTGGGTGCAGTATCAAGACTCCTGCTATAAGGCTGTGATGGAACCGACAAAGTGGCCCGAAGCTGAG GTGGCGTGTCAAAGCCATGGCAGGAATTCTCATCTGGCCTCCATTCACAGCGCAGAGGAAAATGACTTCATCTTTCACCTGATGGGCAAGCCGCTGGATTACACTAAAGGACGGGCCTACTGGATCGGCGCACACGACACTTTCAAG GAGGGGTCATTCATGTGGACGGATGGTTCCAAATACAATTTCCGGACATTTCCTGCAGACCAGCCTGATGGCCTCCCGGGAGAAAACTACCTGGGCTCTTGGACCCTGCAAAACG GCTTCGTCACCTGGAACGATTATGGCGCCAGCTGGTCCTTCCCGTTTGTTTGCAAATACACCCTGCAGAATAG CTGCAGGGACCCCTGCGTGTAA